The Spirosoma foliorum genome has a window encoding:
- a CDS encoding AI-2E family transporter: protein MNNHASEIKLPPYVKVVSVLLSLVIIVYGLHALKGILIPLVFAILFSVLLFPLVQRLENWKTPRVLAIVLCLVLALAILSGLFYAISIQISSFAEVIPKFIDRGNEYIDSIQTFADKQLNINRQRQVTEVKKYLNQALAEGGTILTSTLLATTNIITNLFLVLLFSFFFLLYRDFFRSFFYKILRKVRRSKIDSVMQGIYEVVKDYLAGLVLVILIIGTLMTVGLLILGVDYAVFFGFFGACLVLIPYFGLSMGSLLPAAYTLVTQDNPIKALGVIGVFLFVQTLEGNFITPYIIGSKVSINPLAAIVVLILWENIWGLPGLVLALPLTAILKVIFDAAEPLKPYGFLIGEAEKPRPPIKNLQELAEQLPKRAKKIGQVEEKN, encoded by the coding sequence ATGAATAATCACGCTTCGGAGATTAAGTTGCCTCCGTATGTTAAAGTTGTTAGCGTACTCCTGTCACTCGTTATTATTGTTTATGGCCTACATGCGCTGAAAGGTATCCTTATTCCTTTGGTGTTCGCCATTTTGTTTTCCGTATTGTTGTTTCCGCTGGTACAACGACTCGAGAACTGGAAAACGCCCCGCGTATTGGCTATTGTCCTTTGTCTGGTATTAGCATTGGCGATCTTAAGTGGTTTATTCTATGCCATTTCGATTCAGATCAGCAGTTTTGCTGAAGTGATTCCAAAATTTATTGACCGTGGTAATGAGTACATTGACAGCATCCAGACATTTGCTGACAAACAGCTAAATATAAATCGCCAGCGGCAGGTTACTGAAGTGAAAAAATACCTTAATCAGGCTCTGGCTGAGGGAGGTACCATTTTAACGTCGACCTTGTTGGCTACCACTAATATAATCACCAATCTGTTTCTCGTCTTATTATTTTCCTTCTTCTTTTTACTCTATCGTGATTTCTTCCGGTCTTTCTTTTACAAAATATTGCGAAAAGTCCGCCGGTCGAAGATTGATAGTGTTATGCAGGGAATTTATGAGGTGGTGAAAGATTATCTGGCTGGTCTGGTGCTGGTAATTCTTATTATTGGCACGCTGATGACTGTCGGCTTGCTCATTCTGGGCGTAGATTATGCCGTTTTCTTCGGATTCTTCGGAGCCTGTCTGGTCCTGATTCCTTACTTTGGACTGTCGATGGGATCTTTATTGCCAGCGGCCTATACGCTGGTGACGCAGGACAATCCAATCAAAGCGTTAGGCGTCATTGGTGTATTTCTATTTGTACAGACGCTGGAAGGTAACTTTATTACGCCCTACATTATTGGCTCTAAAGTTAGTATTAACCCGCTGGCTGCCATTGTTGTCCTTATTCTTTGGGAAAATATCTGGGGCCTTCCAGGCCTGGTTTTAGCGCTGCCCCTGACGGCCATACTAAAAGTTATTTTCGATGCCGCGGAGCCACTCAAGCCATATGGATTTCTGATCGGTGAAGCAGAGAAACCTCGCCCGCCTATAAAAAACCTGCAAGAGCTGGCCGAACAATTACCCAAACGAGCAAAGAAGATTGGGCAAGTAGAGGAGAAGAATTGA
- a CDS encoding response regulator: protein MSAAKAAQPLHRVLVVDDDVDIVEMLEYNLNKEGYEVRTATDGRKAIEIAKTYLPELVLLDIMMPHLDGIETGRQLRDIAELRQTYILYLTARSEEYSEVAAFDVGADDYLTKPIKPRALMSRINALFRREAQKADPGEQITIADLLINRKNYSVSQNDKSIILPKKEFELLFFLAQHPNKVCSREELLQKIWGADIYVLERTVDVHIRKLREKIGDAHIRTLKGVGYMFTDQPE, encoded by the coding sequence ATGAGTGCTGCAAAAGCCGCTCAACCACTGCATCGCGTTTTAGTCGTTGACGACGACGTTGACATTGTTGAAATGCTCGAATACAACCTTAACAAAGAAGGTTATGAAGTCCGTACAGCAACCGATGGACGAAAAGCCATTGAAATTGCCAAGACGTATCTGCCCGAATTGGTTCTGCTCGACATCATGATGCCCCATCTGGACGGTATCGAAACGGGTCGGCAACTTCGCGATATTGCCGAACTCCGCCAGACGTATATTCTTTACCTGACAGCTCGCTCGGAAGAATACTCCGAAGTAGCCGCTTTCGACGTAGGTGCCGATGATTATCTCACCAAGCCGATTAAGCCACGGGCGCTCATGAGCCGTATTAACGCGCTGTTCCGGCGCGAAGCTCAAAAAGCAGACCCCGGTGAGCAAATTACCATTGCCGACCTGTTGATTAACCGAAAGAATTATTCGGTTAGCCAGAACGACAAGTCGATCATATTGCCGAAAAAAGAATTTGAGTTACTGTTTTTTCTGGCGCAACATCCGAACAAAGTCTGTAGCCGCGAAGAGCTACTTCAGAAGATCTGGGGAGCCGATATCTACGTTCTCGAACGAACTGTCGACGTCCACATCCGCAAACTCCGCGAAAAAATCGGCGACGCCCACATCCGTACACTTAAGGGCGTAGGCTATATGTTTACCGATCAACCAGAATGA
- the prmA gene encoding 50S ribosomal protein L11 methyltransferase produces the protein MNYTELQLRLSPDYTDILTAELAELGFVSFVETDEGLSAYIVESDFEEKAVQELIAKYEGQTAIAYEVSSLEKRNWNAEWERDYEPIEVADQVRVRASFHESDARFRYDIVINPKMSFGTGHHETTAMMLEQQLGLDFAGKSVLDVGSGTGILAILAEKMGAQTVLAFDIEEWAVENARENAELNDCPKTTVFQGTIADVDPTTQYDIVLANINRNILLAEIPSYTNLLTNNGYLIVSGFYENDAPDIEQKAVEVGLSLANRATTNQWTSLSFYKP, from the coding sequence ATGAATTATACGGAACTCCAACTGCGCCTGTCGCCCGATTATACCGATATCCTCACTGCCGAGCTGGCCGAACTTGGTTTTGTGTCATTTGTTGAAACTGATGAGGGCTTGAGTGCTTACATTGTTGAGTCGGATTTTGAAGAAAAGGCCGTACAGGAATTGATTGCTAAATACGAGGGTCAGACCGCAATAGCCTATGAAGTTAGTTCGTTAGAGAAACGAAACTGGAACGCCGAGTGGGAACGCGATTATGAGCCGATAGAAGTTGCCGACCAGGTTCGGGTCCGGGCGTCCTTCCATGAGTCGGATGCCCGGTTTCGTTACGATATAGTCATTAACCCGAAGATGTCGTTTGGTACAGGCCATCATGAAACCACCGCCATGATGCTGGAACAACAGCTTGGCCTTGATTTTGCCGGGAAGTCAGTGCTCGATGTGGGTAGTGGTACCGGCATTCTGGCGATTCTGGCTGAGAAAATGGGGGCTCAAACGGTACTTGCTTTCGATATTGAGGAATGGGCCGTTGAAAATGCCCGTGAAAATGCGGAGCTAAACGACTGCCCGAAGACTACGGTGTTTCAGGGGACGATTGCCGATGTTGACCCGACGACCCAATACGATATCGTACTCGCCAACATCAACCGGAATATATTGCTGGCTGAAATTCCCTCCTACACAAACTTATTGACCAATAACGGGTATCTTATTGTAAGTGGTTTTTACGAAAACGACGCGCCAGATATTGAGCAGAAAGCAGTGGAAGTCGGATTGAGCCTGGCCAACCGAGCCACCACAAATCAATGGACATCTTTGTCATTTTATAAACCCTGA
- a CDS encoding LON peptidase substrate-binding domain-containing protein — MEKTLSLFPLNLIVYPGEDLNLHIFEPRYRQLINECLEEERTFGIPAFINNKLPGYGTEMHVTTLHKRYPDGRMDIKSKGLGVFRLVNFENPMAGKLYAGGEVELVEPGDGFSAHASALAERLKRLYTLLQLDIDYSPTVKNLSYKVAHKVGLSVEQEYELLTLDTEAERQLFLIQHLNTVLPVVSDMERTKDRIRMNGHFKNLDPLNF; from the coding sequence ATGGAAAAGACGCTCTCTCTGTTCCCTCTTAACCTTATTGTTTACCCTGGCGAAGATTTGAATCTCCATATTTTCGAGCCTCGGTACCGACAGCTCATCAATGAGTGTCTGGAGGAAGAACGCACATTTGGCATTCCCGCCTTTATCAACAACAAGCTTCCCGGTTATGGCACCGAAATGCACGTGACTACGCTCCATAAACGCTATCCCGATGGGCGAATGGACATTAAATCGAAAGGGCTTGGTGTTTTTCGGTTGGTGAATTTCGAGAATCCGATGGCGGGTAAGTTATACGCTGGCGGGGAGGTTGAGTTAGTCGAACCCGGTGATGGATTCAGCGCCCACGCATCGGCACTGGCCGAACGGTTGAAGCGGCTATACACCTTACTGCAACTCGACATTGATTATTCGCCGACAGTCAAAAACCTTTCCTACAAGGTGGCCCATAAAGTTGGCTTATCTGTAGAACAGGAATATGAATTGCTGACACTGGACACCGAAGCCGAACGCCAGCTATTCCTGATTCAACACTTGAATACGGTACTACCCGTCGTGTCAGACATGGAACGCACCAAAGACCGCATCCGGATGAACGGCCATTTCAAGAATCTTGACCCGCTTAATTTTTAA
- a CDS encoding nicotinamidase, whose product MKNAFLIIDAQYDFCHPDGALFVPGAEQDIERMATLIRQHTDQIDNIVVTLDTHHILDIAHPLFWHDAAGKNPAPFTQITGVDIDSEKWIPRFAPDKAIKYVHDLEADGQFTHFIWPEHCLIGSRGAALHDTLFTALKEWSKQRELDYLAVPKGLYSLSEHFGIFQAQVPDPAIPETQLNTSLIADLARFDTVYLMGEAKSHCVANSLKQLLDFAPELVSKLVVVTDCMSDVTGLGYLGDPIYAEAQARHVRFMPSDAIFN is encoded by the coding sequence GTGAAAAACGCTTTTTTAATTATTGATGCTCAATACGATTTCTGTCATCCTGATGGAGCCTTATTTGTGCCGGGGGCAGAACAGGACATTGAGCGAATGGCTACCCTTATCCGGCAACACACCGATCAGATTGATAATATCGTTGTTACGCTCGATACACACCATATTCTAGATATTGCTCATCCTCTATTCTGGCACGATGCAGCGGGTAAAAACCCTGCACCGTTTACCCAAATCACGGGAGTAGATATTGATTCGGAGAAGTGGATACCACGCTTTGCGCCCGATAAAGCCATAAAATACGTTCATGACCTTGAAGCCGATGGACAGTTTACCCATTTCATCTGGCCCGAACACTGCCTGATTGGCTCACGCGGAGCTGCTTTGCATGACACCCTGTTCACGGCCTTGAAAGAATGGTCAAAACAGCGCGAACTTGACTATTTGGCAGTGCCTAAAGGACTATACTCCCTATCCGAACATTTCGGTATTTTTCAGGCGCAGGTGCCTGATCCAGCCATCCCCGAAACCCAGCTTAACACCAGTTTGATTGCCGATTTAGCCCGTTTCGATACCGTTTATCTGATGGGCGAAGCCAAGTCGCACTGTGTGGCCAACAGCCTTAAACAACTGCTGGATTTTGCGCCGGAACTCGTTTCTAAGCTGGTTGTCGTGACCGATTGTATGTCTGACGTAACGGGGCTAGGTTATTTAGGTGATCCTATCTACGCCGAAGCCCAGGCCCGACATGTCCGTTTTATGCCGTCAGACGCTATTTTCAACTAA